GTACGGCTGCCAGTGGATTCTCCAGTTCACGCTCACTTTTGTAGCGCTTGTCGGCTAGCCACTCAGTCTCTGTTCCCCAGTAGATGTCTTCTTCTGGTTCCCAAACATCGGCACGTCCACCACCGAAGCCAAAAGTCTTGAAGCCCATAGATTCCATGGCACAGTTGCCAGCGAGGACCATCAAGTCAGCCCAAGAGATCTGGTTGCCATATTTCTGCTTGACTGGCCACAGCAGGCGTCGAGCCTTATCAAGGTTGGTGTTATCTGGCCAGCTATTAAGTGGGGCGAAGCGCTGTTGTCCAGCTCCAGCTCCCCCACGACCATCAGCGATACGGTAGGTACCTGCGCTGTGCCAAGCCATGCGTACCATGAAAGGACCATAGTGTCCGTAGTCGGCTGGCCACCAATCCTGAGAATCAGTCATCAGGTCATAGAGATCTTGCTTCAGTGCCTTGAGGTCCAGCTTTGTGAACTCTTCAGCATAGTCGAAGCCTTCACCCATCGGATCAGACAGGTTTGAGTGGTAGTGCAGCATTTCGAGATTCAGCTGATTCGGCCACCAGTCTCTATTCTTTGTGCCTTTGGACTCTCCTCCACTAAAGACACTTCCGCTGAAGGCACCGCCGCTGAATGGGCATTTGCTTTCGCTCATAATCGTCTCCGTTGTTCTTATGGTTATAGTTCATGGACAGGATTTAAGATCCTGCCGTTGGCTGACGTCTTGGGGGGGCTTCCCCTTCTGTCGCTCTTTGTTTACTGGGGTAGCGCTTTGCTGTCCTTGATCTTGCTTGGCTCAGCGAGACAGTCCGAACAGTGTCCCCAGTAGATGACCTCTGCTTCGTCGATTTCGTAGCCCATGCTTTCGCTGGGACTCAGGCAAGGAGCAAAACCGACCGCACAGTCGATATCGACCATGTGGTTGCAGGATCGGCAAACTAGGTGATGGTGATTGTCGCCCACACGATCTTCGTAGCGGGCTGGAGATCCAGCAGGTTGAATACGCCGAACCAATCTTCGTTCGACCAAGATACCTAAAGCATCGTACACAGCCTGTTTGGAAATGACACCCAATTCTGCTCTGACTACCTCAGCAACACCATCTGCCGTGATGTGAGGCTGGCCTGACACCGCCCTCAGGACAGCGATGCGTTGAACCGTTACCTGCACATCGTGTTGACGGAGCAGATCCGCCAGTTCAGTAGCCAATGGTACTCCTCGGTTTAGATGGGAAGAGAAATAG
The SAR324 cluster bacterium DNA segment above includes these coding regions:
- a CDS encoding Fur family transcriptional regulator, whose amino-acid sequence is MATELADLLRQHDVQVTVQRIAVLRAVSGQPHITADGVAEVVRAELGVISKQAVYDALGILVERRLVRRIQPAGSPARYEDRVGDNHHHLVCRSCNHMVDIDCAVGFAPCLSPSESMGYEIDEAEVIYWGHCSDCLAEPSKIKDSKALPQ